CGGGTCTTCACCGTGAAGTTCAACGGCCTGCTCAGCCGGGCGGTGGCCCGATGACCGGCCTGCTCTCCGCCACCGATCTGGGTCTGGTCGGCCCCGGCGGGCCGGTGTCGGCCGATCCGGCCCGCCGGGACCGGGCCGAGCTGCGGGCGTTGGCCGAGCGGGCCGGCCGTGAGCTGGAGGGCGCTCCGGCGCTGGAGATCGCCCGCTGGGCGGCCGACACCTTCGGCGACCGGCTCTGCGTGACCAGCTCGATGGCCGACGCCGTGCTCGCCCACCTGGTGTCCCGGGTGGCTCCCGGCGTGGACGTGGTCTTCCTGGACACCGGGCTGCACTTCCCGGAGACGCTGCGGGTCCGCGACGAGGTGGCCCGCCGGCTGCCGGTGAACGTCCGGTCGATCCGACCCCGGCAGACCGTCGGCCAGCAGGACGGCGAGTACGGCCCCCGGCTGTTCAACCGCTCGCCGGACGACTGCTGCCAGCTCCGCAAGGTCGAGCCGCTGGAGCGCGCCCTGTCCGGGTACGACGCCTGGGCCGCCGGGCTGCGTCGGGACGAGTCGCCGACCCGGGCGAACACGCCGGTGGTCACCTTCGACCCCCGGCGCGGCAAGGTGAAGGTGAACCCGATCGCCGCCTGGTCCCAGGCCGACGTGGACTCCTACATCTCCCGCTACGACATCCCGGTCAACGAGCTGCTCAGCCGGGGCTACGGCTCGATCGGCTGCTGGCCCTGCACCCGTCGGACCAAGGCGGGGGAGGACCCGCGCGCCGGCCGGTGGGCCATGTTCGAGAAGACCGAGTGCGGTCTGCACGTCTGACCGGGCCGGAACACGTCCCGGCGACCGGCGCGGTGACTGCCGTACCGGCCGCCGGGCCGGCGCTACCCGGCTCCGGCGTGCCGGTGGTGCCCGACTGCGGCGGGTCGGTGGCACCCGACTCCGGCGTGCCGGCGCTGCCCCGTTCCGGCGTGCCGGTGGTGCTGGTGGCGCACGGCAGCCGGGATCCGCGCGCGGCGGCGGCGACCCGGGCGCTGGCCCGGGCCGTCGAGGCGGCCCGTCCCGGTACGCCGGTGCTGCCCAGTTGGCTGGACCACACCGATCCGGGGCCGACGGAGGTGCTGCGGGGGCTGGCCGCCACCGGTCACCGTACGGCGGTGGTGGTGCCGTTGCTGCTCACCGCCGCGTACCACCGGCGGGTGGACGTCCCGGCGGCGGTGGCAGCCGCCCGGGAGGCCGCGCCGGAGCTGACGGTACGGGTGACCGACGTGCTCGGACCGGCCGACGGCACGGTGGACGCCGGGCTGCTGGCCGGGCTGGGGCACCGGCTGGCCGAGGCGGGGCCGGGACACG
Above is a window of Micromonospora rifamycinica DNA encoding:
- a CDS encoding phosphoadenylyl-sulfate reductase, with product MTGLLSATDLGLVGPGGPVSADPARRDRAELRALAERAGRELEGAPALEIARWAADTFGDRLCVTSSMADAVLAHLVSRVAPGVDVVFLDTGLHFPETLRVRDEVARRLPVNVRSIRPRQTVGQQDGEYGPRLFNRSPDDCCQLRKVEPLERALSGYDAWAAGLRRDESPTRANTPVVTFDPRRGKVKVNPIAAWSQADVDSYISRYDIPVNELLSRGYGSIGCWPCTRRTKAGEDPRAGRWAMFEKTECGLHV
- a CDS encoding sirohydrochlorin chelatase — its product is MPALPRSGVPVVLVAHGSRDPRAAAATRALARAVEAARPGTPVLPSWLDHTDPGPTEVLRGLAATGHRTAVVVPLLLTAAYHRRVDVPAAVAAAREAAPELTVRVTDVLGPADGTVDAGLLAGLGHRLAEAGPGHVDALVLAAAGTRDARARGSVGRVAAALSAGFGVPCTVAYASAAPPVAGVAVTRWRAAGARRVAVCAYFLAPGLFHDAVVTAARRAGAVAVSAPLNDSPDLVDLVLRRVDVTVGDNRE